In Gemmata obscuriglobus, a single genomic region encodes these proteins:
- a CDS encoding ATP-binding protein: MNQFLFARSSWPFVVLGGLLAAACLASTWYINRLQSDLARAVRHDAARMEAADELQVQLRHLRFHSVVCAADPTGARREVVRHDTAQADAALAAIRADITAEDAELLAVIESDYATYKQQLGSGGSPEPITNLTELVRWSDAHPMRGLLQPCRELSDRQRARMDAGLARSETDTAWAGRVLLALGSAGAFGGLVTGYATARGQRRRAAQLSVRVRAVQSQLDQEVGALSVDPPPADLGEQFDRVVERVTEVCRRLQDQERDLLRAEQLAAVGRLAAGVAHEVRNPLTGIKLLVEGALRSESPASLTSEDLDLIRQEIVRMERTVQGLLDFARTPPLECRPHDLRVLVSEAVNRARARAERKPVAVKVELAAAPLPVSADRDQMLSLLTNLLFNAVDATPTGGNVSVRVEGTPDGPPTVTVNDSGPGIAPEAMGKLFTPFATTKPTGTGLGLTVARRIARDHGGTLTATNRPEGGAAFTLTLPRGRGG; this comes from the coding sequence ATGAACCAGTTCCTGTTCGCCCGGTCCTCGTGGCCGTTCGTGGTGCTCGGCGGGTTGCTCGCGGCGGCCTGCCTCGCGAGCACTTGGTACATCAACCGGCTCCAGAGCGACCTGGCGCGGGCGGTGCGGCACGACGCGGCGCGGATGGAAGCGGCGGACGAACTCCAGGTGCAACTGCGGCACCTCCGGTTCCACTCCGTTGTGTGCGCCGCCGACCCGACGGGCGCGCGGCGCGAGGTCGTCCGGCACGACACCGCACAGGCGGACGCCGCGCTCGCTGCCATCCGCGCCGACATCACCGCGGAGGACGCGGAGCTGCTCGCGGTCATTGAGTCCGACTACGCGACGTACAAGCAGCAGCTCGGCTCCGGCGGGTCACCGGAGCCGATCACAAACCTGACCGAACTGGTCCGGTGGTCGGACGCGCACCCGATGCGCGGTCTGCTTCAGCCGTGCCGCGAACTGTCCGACCGGCAGCGCGCCCGAATGGACGCCGGACTGGCCCGGAGCGAGACCGACACCGCGTGGGCCGGGCGGGTGCTGCTGGCGCTCGGCTCCGCGGGGGCGTTCGGCGGGCTCGTGACCGGGTACGCGACCGCCCGCGGGCAGCGGCGGCGGGCCGCGCAACTGTCGGTCCGGGTGCGTGCGGTTCAGTCACAACTCGACCAGGAGGTCGGCGCGCTGTCCGTGGACCCGCCGCCCGCCGACCTGGGCGAACAGTTCGACCGCGTGGTGGAGCGGGTGACGGAGGTGTGCCGGCGGTTACAGGACCAGGAGCGCGACCTGCTGCGGGCGGAGCAACTGGCCGCGGTGGGGCGGCTCGCGGCCGGCGTCGCTCACGAGGTGCGGAACCCGCTCACCGGGATCAAGCTCCTTGTGGAGGGGGCACTGCGGTCCGAGAGCCCGGCGTCACTCACGTCCGAAGACCTGGACCTGATCCGCCAGGAAATCGTGCGCATGGAGCGCACGGTGCAGGGGCTGCTCGACTTCGCCCGCACCCCGCCGCTGGAGTGCCGACCGCACGACCTCCGCGTGCTGGTGTCCGAGGCGGTGAACCGCGCCCGCGCCCGGGCGGAGCGCAAGCCCGTGGCCGTGAAGGTCGAACTGGCGGCCGCCCCACTGCCGGTCTCCGCGGACCGCGACCAGATGCTTTCGCTGCTCACGAATTTGCTATTTAATGCCGTTGACGCGACGCCCACGGGCGGAAACGTTTCGGTGCGCGTCGAAGGCACGCCGGACGGCCCCCCGACCGTAACCGTGAACGATTCCGGTCCGGGAATCGCTCCGGAGGCGATGGGGAAGCTGTTCACCCCGTTCGCGACCACGAAACCGACCGGGACCGGGCTCGGGCTGACCGTCGCCCGCCGCATCGCCCGCGACCACGGCGGCACGCTCACCGCCACCAACCGCCCCGAGGGCGGCGCCGCGTTCACACTCACGCTCCCGAGGGGAAGGGGAGGGTGA